The proteins below are encoded in one region of Pseudomonas putida S13.1.2:
- a CDS encoding N-carbamoylsarcosine amidohydrolase produces MSDAQSARDNYQGVWGQRIGFGRKPALLMIDFMQGYTTPGAPLYAPGVVVAVEQAASLLALARDCGTLVVHTNIRYQPPHFADGGVWVRKAPVMKDMVEGNPLAAFCEAVAPQAGEVVLSKQYASAFFATSLAPLLHAQGVDTVVLAGCSTSGCIRASAVDAMQHGFRTIVVRECVGDRHNDPHEANLFDIDSKYGDVVSRQEAMQQLRRLAG; encoded by the coding sequence ATGAGCGACGCACAAAGTGCCCGCGACAACTACCAGGGCGTATGGGGCCAGCGCATCGGCTTTGGCCGCAAGCCGGCCCTGTTGATGATCGACTTCATGCAGGGCTACACCACACCCGGCGCACCGCTGTACGCCCCGGGCGTGGTGGTGGCGGTCGAACAGGCCGCCAGCCTGCTGGCGCTGGCCCGCGACTGCGGTACCTTGGTGGTGCATACCAACATCCGCTACCAGCCGCCGCATTTTGCTGACGGCGGCGTGTGGGTGCGCAAGGCGCCGGTGATGAAGGACATGGTCGAAGGCAACCCGCTGGCGGCGTTCTGTGAAGCCGTTGCGCCACAGGCAGGGGAGGTGGTGCTGAGCAAGCAGTACGCCAGTGCCTTCTTCGCCACCAGCCTGGCCCCGCTGCTGCATGCTCAAGGCGTGGATACCGTGGTACTGGCTGGCTGCTCCACCAGCGGCTGCATCCGCGCCAGTGCGGTGGATGCCATGCAGCACGGGTTTCGAACCATCGTGGTGCGCGAATGTGTCGGTGATCGCCACAACGACCCGCACGAAGCCAACCTGTTCGACATCGACAGCAAGTATGGCGATGTCGTCAGCCGCCAGGAGGCCATGCAGCAACTCAGGCGCCTGGCCGGCTGA
- a CDS encoding MFS transporter yields MPIANATTVHSDIDHGTKALYSKITWRLIPFLCFCYLAAYLDRINVGFAKLQMLEDLQFSTAAYGLGAGLFFVGYIIFEVPSNLILQRVGAKLWIARIMITWGLLSACTMFVSTTTQFYVLRFLLGAAEAGFLPGVLYYLTMWYPTYRRGRIIALFMIGLPLSSVIGGPISGWIMGHFDQVHGLHGWQWLFLLEAIPSVLLGILTFWALPNHFQQAKWLSADDKAQLAADLAADDAEGKDSKHSFRDGFFNLKVWMLGGIDFSILLSAYAMGFWMPTFIRDAGVSDTFHIGLLTAIPSLAALAGMLMIGASSDRHRERRWHIIVPFIIGAIAMASSTLFSQNLVMTVALFAIASAAIIGAVPVFFSLPATFLKGTAAATGFALACSVANIAGLVSNSLMGLVTDLTGTSHAALWVFAGCLILSCFLVIALPAKLVNR; encoded by the coding sequence ATGCCAATTGCGAATGCAACCACGGTCCACAGTGACATCGACCATGGCACTAAAGCGCTGTACAGCAAGATCACCTGGAGGCTCATCCCCTTCCTGTGCTTCTGCTACCTCGCAGCTTATCTGGACCGCATCAATGTCGGCTTCGCCAAGCTGCAGATGCTCGAAGACCTGCAGTTCAGCACAGCGGCCTATGGCCTGGGTGCCGGGCTGTTCTTTGTCGGCTATATCATTTTCGAAGTGCCGAGCAACCTGATCCTGCAGCGCGTTGGCGCCAAGCTGTGGATCGCACGCATCATGATCACCTGGGGCCTGCTGTCGGCCTGCACCATGTTTGTTTCCACCACCACCCAGTTCTATGTCCTGCGTTTTCTGCTGGGTGCTGCCGAGGCCGGCTTCCTGCCGGGCGTGCTGTACTACCTGACCATGTGGTACCCCACCTATCGGCGCGGGCGCATCATTGCCTTGTTCATGATCGGGCTGCCGTTGTCGAGCGTGATCGGCGGGCCGATTTCTGGCTGGATCATGGGGCATTTCGACCAGGTGCATGGCCTGCACGGCTGGCAGTGGCTGTTTTTGCTGGAGGCGATCCCCAGCGTGCTGCTCGGCATTCTCACGTTCTGGGCATTGCCTAACCATTTCCAGCAGGCCAAGTGGCTGTCGGCTGACGACAAGGCGCAGCTGGCAGCGGACCTGGCGGCTGACGATGCCGAGGGCAAGGACAGCAAGCACAGCTTCCGTGACGGCTTTTTCAACCTGAAGGTGTGGATGCTGGGGGGCATCGACTTTTCGATTTTGCTCAGCGCCTACGCCATGGGCTTCTGGATGCCGACCTTTATCCGTGATGCTGGCGTCAGCGATACCTTCCACATCGGTCTGCTCACGGCCATTCCGAGCCTGGCCGCACTGGCCGGCATGCTGATGATCGGGGCCAGCTCCGACCGCCACCGCGAGCGCCGCTGGCACATCATCGTGCCGTTCATCATTGGTGCAATCGCCATGGCCAGCAGCACCTTGTTCAGCCAGAACCTGGTAATGACCGTAGCGCTGTTCGCCATTGCCTCGGCAGCGATCATCGGCGCGGTGCCGGTGTTCTTCAGCCTGCCAGCGACCTTCCTCAAAGGCACTGCGGCTGCCACAGGCTTCGCCCTGGCCTGCTCGGTGGCCAACATCGCAGGCCTGGTGAGCAACTCACTGATGGGCCTGGTCACCGACCTCACCGGTACCTCGCACGCCGCGCTGTGGGTGTTTGCCGGCTGCCTGATCCTCAGCTGCTTCCTGGTCATCGCCTTGCCGGCGAAGCTGGTCAACCGCTAG
- a CDS encoding OprD family porin translates to MQGSTAPRFSSSACLAGGCIAAALCAEASAEEAGFIEGARATLQARNYFFSRDYADIKGASTQSRTQEWAQGFILNASSGYTQGTLGVGVDVTGLLGLKLDSSPQHARSGLLPSLDSGKSADEYSRLGAAIKFKVSQTELKVGELMPNLPVLLFSDLRLLPPTYQGAMLESREFAGLTLNAGQFRSTSLRDSSNSQKMYALVNDPINPARLARFTSDRFNYVGADYAFNDNRTSVGVWQAQLEDIYQQRFYSFKHAEPLGDWTLGVNAGYFDAREDGRKIAGDYDNHALFSLFSAKTGGHTFYVGYQQIGGDDGFIQVGANTNPMGNTLPTYEFSAPGERSWQVRHDYNFVALGLPGLTSTLRYVKGRDVDTGLGFEGRDRERDLDLAYVVQSGPLAGLGVRVRNVMARSNYRTDIDENRLILSYTVKLF, encoded by the coding sequence ATGCAAGGTTCCACTGCACCGCGTTTTTCTTCATCTGCGTGCCTGGCCGGCGGGTGTATTGCCGCCGCGTTGTGCGCCGAGGCCTCGGCAGAAGAGGCCGGTTTCATCGAAGGTGCCCGCGCCACGCTGCAGGCGCGCAATTACTTCTTCAGCCGCGATTATGCCGATATCAAGGGCGCGAGCACCCAGTCGCGTACCCAGGAATGGGCGCAGGGTTTTATCCTGAACGCAAGCTCTGGCTACACCCAGGGCACGCTCGGCGTCGGCGTGGATGTGACCGGCCTGCTGGGGTTAAAGCTCGACAGCAGCCCGCAGCATGCCAGGTCCGGTTTGCTGCCCAGCCTGGACAGCGGCAAGTCGGCGGACGAATACAGCCGCCTGGGAGCGGCGATCAAGTTCAAGGTCTCGCAAACCGAACTGAAGGTGGGCGAGTTGATGCCCAACCTGCCTGTGCTGCTGTTCAGCGATTTGCGCCTGCTGCCGCCGACCTACCAGGGCGCGATGCTGGAGTCGCGCGAGTTTGCCGGGCTGACCCTGAATGCCGGCCAGTTCCGCTCCACCAGCCTGCGCGACTCGTCCAACAGCCAGAAAATGTACGCGCTGGTCAACGACCCGATCAACCCGGCGCGGCTGGCGCGCTTTACCAGTGATCGCTTCAACTACGTTGGCGCCGACTATGCCTTCAACGACAACCGTACCAGCGTCGGTGTGTGGCAGGCGCAACTGGAGGATATCTACCAGCAGCGCTTCTACAGCTTCAAGCACGCCGAGCCGCTGGGGGACTGGACGCTGGGGGTCAATGCCGGCTATTTCGATGCCCGCGAGGACGGCCGCAAGATTGCCGGTGACTACGACAACCATGCGCTGTTCAGCCTGTTCTCGGCCAAGACCGGCGGGCATACCTTTTACGTGGGCTACCAGCAGATCGGCGGCGATGATGGCTTTATCCAGGTGGGTGCCAACACCAACCCGATGGGTAATACGCTGCCGACCTATGAGTTTTCGGCGCCGGGCGAACGCTCGTGGCAGGTGCGGCATGACTACAACTTTGTCGCCTTGGGGCTTCCGGGCCTGACGTCGACCCTGCGTTATGTGAAAGGGCGCGACGTGGACACCGGGCTGGGCTTTGAAGGGCGTGACCGCGAGCGTGACCTGGACCTGGCCTACGTGGTGCAGAGCGGGCCGCTGGCCGGCCTTGGGGTGCGCGTGCGCAATGTGATGGCGCGCTCCAACTACCGCACCGACATCGATGAGAACCGCTTGATCCTGAGTTATACGGTCAAGCTGTTCTGA